The genomic region ATCGTCGTGCCGCGGTACGGCTGGCCCCGCCAGATCTCGCGCAGGGCGGCGAGTTGCTCGTCGAACAGCCGACCCCGCTGACCGATCGGGGTGCCGGCGGCGGCGTGGTCGTCGTCGCGACCGCCGACGCCGATACCGAGGACGAACCGGCCCGCGGACATGCGGTCGAGGGTGGCGACCTGCTTGGCCAGCAGGGCGGTCTCGCGCAGCGGGCCCAGCAGGACCTCCGTCTGAAGACGGATGCGCGTCGTGGCGCCGGCGAGGACCGCCAGGGCGGTCAACGGTTCGGGATTGTCGAACGTGAGGCGGTCCAGCAGAGCGAGGCTGTCGAAGCCGTGTGCTTCGGCGGCGGTGGCCCAGTCGAGCAGGCGGGCCGGTGCGCTGATGGGCAGGCCGAGGCCGATGTCCATGTCGATCTCCGTACGGTAGGCAGCGTGAACCGAAGCCGCCACCTTCTCCTCGCTCGCGGCGAGGTCCCGAGTTCATCTGCGACGTGTTTCTCGAACCAGGGATACGAAGTTCCGCGGCAATGATACGCGGCTCACCGGAGCGTCGCGGCTCACCCGGCGTAGCGGCGATCAACTGCCGTCGCGTCGATAACTCGGGTGCGGGTGGCACGTCCGGATCCGTAGGCTCCGATCTCCGGCCCGTCCGGGCTGTCCCCTCCACTGATCGGAGATGAGCGCAGCAATGGCAAGTCACCTCTTCGCGGTGTGTTTCGGCGCGAACGAACCCCTGCGTGTCGCACGGTTCTGGTCCGAGGTCCTGGGTCGGGAGCTGGTCGACGACCCCCGTGACGGCGTCCTCGTGCTGCCCGACGACAAGACCGGCTTCCGGCTGCGCTTTCCGCAGATCCCGGAGCCGAAGGTCCTGCAGAACCGGGCACACCTCGAACTGACGAGCGACTCGCCTGACCACCAGCGGCAGACGGTGGCCAGGGCGCTGGAGCTGGGCGCGCGGCACACCGACGTCGGCCAGCTCCCGGAGGAGAGCCACGTCGTGCTCGCCGACCCCGAGGGCAACGAGTTCTGCGTCCTCGGCCCGGGCAACACGTTCCTCGCCGGCTGCGGCTTCCTCGGTGATCTGGCCTGCGACGGAACGCGGGCC from Micromonospora lupini harbors:
- a CDS encoding VOC family protein — encoded protein: MASHLFAVCFGANEPLRVARFWSEVLGRELVDDPRDGVLVLPDDKTGFRLRFPQIPEPKVLQNRAHLELTSDSPDHQRQTVARALELGARHTDVGQLPEESHVVLADPEGNEFCVLGPGNTFLAGCGFLGDLACDGTRAVGYFWSEALGWPLVWDQDEETAIQSPLGGPKIAWGGPPLMPKGSRDRVTFDLAVDDGDDPQAEVDRLLSLGATVVAADGEDAVVLADPDATEFRLLLTPR